The genomic segment aaccatGATCATTATAGTCGttctagttaatgtttaaaccatgatcattataatcagtctagttaatgtttaaaccatgatcattatagtcagtctagttaatgtttaaaccatgatcattataatcagtctagttaatgtttaaaccatgatcattataatcagtcaagttaatgtttaaaccatGATCATTATAGTCAGTCCagttaatgtttaaaccatGGTCATTATAATCAGTCTAATTAATGTTTAAACATGATCATTATAATCAGTCTaattaatgtttaaaccatgatcattataatcagtctagttaatgtttaaacatgatcattataatcagtccagttaatgtttaaaccatgatcattataatcagtctagttaatgtttaaaccatgatcattatagtcagtctagttaatgtttaaaccatgatcattataatcagtctagttaatgtttaaaccatgatcattatagtcagtctagttaatgtttaaaccatGCTCATTATAAtcagtctagttaatgtttaaaccatgatcattacaatcagtctagttaatgtttaaaccatGATCATTATAGTCAGTCCAGTTGATGTTTAAACCATGATCATTATAAtcagtctagttaatgtttaaaccatGATCATTATAATCAGTCTAGTTGATGTTTAAACCATGATCATTATAATCAGTCTaattaatgtttaaaccatGATCATTATAATCAGTCTacttaatgtttaaaaaaatcaatacatttttcATCAACTATATTTGTTCTGCTACTTTTCGATGCCAGCGCatacaagaattgtttatgttatagatttaagaTTTGTACTCGAAAGAGAGGGGGAACTTATGCTATTGCGTCGGTGTCAGCGTTTctaaatgttaagtttttggtgaaAGTGTTGAAAGGCGCCGGTTAACTCCTTTATAAGTGTACTATGGTTATAATATTTAGTTTCAGGGTTGTTTGAGGGGGTTAATTATCACTTCTCCGAGTCCCTAACCCCGATAATGTGATTCGAATTTATATAGACTTCATAACTAACTTAATATCTTACGTCACCAAAGTGAATTATGATGATTAATTTGATATTGATGGGATTATATTGAATTGTCTCTGAAtaacaatgctgtatattatatttacactCAGCATTGTCCGACCAAATTATCATCGGGTCTGCATGATCGAGACAAgttcaatttaaaatttaaataggAAGCCgtataaatataattcaccTTAAGCAACGAGACAATAAATTATATGCGTAGATTGTGAGAGCTAATTCCCCGGGTTTTCCGCCAGCGTTTATAAACATGCACCCCTCGTGTGGATACGTGTCTGTTCATCAGCTGGCGGGTTCGAGTATCAGTCAGTTATGGCGCCAAAACTATTTCCATTTAATtggtatttatttataattgcTTTGTTCGTGTATTTACCTATCATCTGCTGTGTTTGTCTCATTTATTGTCCTGATTATATCGTCGACTAAatctaattttgttaaaataacaTAATCGTGTACTTTAAATGATTTCGGAGTTGTAAAACACTAACGTGTTTATTGTTACACATTctaattacatatgtacattcaTTGTATATTGTCCATTTATccacatttttaaaaatagtaTGAAGGATTATTTTTACTGCAATTATCGTGCTATTGATAGAAACGATTAATTCTCACATCAAAATATCCCTTTTCTCTGTGAATAATCCATGATACGGTTAGCGTAATCGGTCGTGAGTATCCAACGATGAaggtctgtccgtccgtccatccttCCGTCCTTCCGTCCTTCCGTCTTAGTTCACTTTCCGCACAGctatcttttgaaggaatgatcagattttgatgaaatttgctTGATAGACGTATTACCTGAACCCCTCGCTAAAGTTCGATTATCGGCATAGTCCGCGCATATTTAATGAGGCTGTttgatctgattggctgattgcttTCCACACGATCTCTTTTGGAGGAATGATAGGATTTTGATGAAGCTGGCTTGGTACATACTTGTTACTAATTATGTTGATTACTTTCACTGGAACTTGATGActgaacacaaatacatgtaatgattctAAATGCTATGTCATATGTTTCATGTTTTTTATGCATGTTGTCGACTTTAATTTCATGCGATTCAATATTTACATGGGCGGGGGGATCTTGACGACTATGTCCTTGTCCAACATTGAGTTCAACTAAGTACAGtacaaaaaataatatcattaacaTACACATTTGACATAATGACAATCGCACTGTAGTGCTATTCTTACGTTCCTACGACAAAACATGTAGCGAATTTAACAAGtatcacagatatatatatatatgggacaTAGAAGTATTTCCAACAGTGTGGACATTGAAAGATGTCAAATGTTGGAGGCAATCCGCGGCTTCATCAAGACACAAAGAATACACAAACACagtcacatgatatataaacagttttAGATATGCAATAAGATACCACAAGAGACATCTTTATTGTAGTTGACAAAAACAACTATGAACCCTTCGGCTTTCGTGGGCCGAAGGCAGATGCTAGTGTGTCTGGTACATTCGGTTATCCGTGAATTCTGGGAAGACAAAGATAGTACATTTTAGACCTCGGAGCGTACCTGCTACCCAGTATGCATTTAATTGTAATGGCCATTCTTTGGAACGCACGGATCGATATAAATATTTAGGCCTCTGTTTTAACGAACATGCTGATATGAAGCTAGCAGTGCAAGAACTATCAAAAACTGCAAGTCGAGCCCTTGGACTTCTTATTTCAAAGTTTTACCGTGCCGGGGGAATGACGTACTCTGTAttcacaaaactttatgaaagcCTAGTACAGCCAGTGCTACTGTATTGCTCTGCAATTTGGGGTCAGGCTGAACGTAGAGAAATCAACAACGTCCAAAACAGAGCAATCAAGGTGTTTCTTGGAGCGACAAAGAATACGTCAAATGCCGGCGTTATTGGTGACATGGGCTGGTTGTCTACCCTTAGCAAACAGAGGATTGAAGTGTTCAGGTTCTACTGTCGTGTGAAGTCTGCTAACCCTGACAAGTTACTAAGAAAGATTCACAACTGGTCCATGCGAAGGCGTGATTCGTGGGACGCGCGGGTAGGGAAACTCGGGGAAAAAATACAGTATCGAAAACTTATTGGAATCTGCCGTCAGACCCACTTATCACACTGTAAACGCCATAAACTTAAAGTTCAACAAAAAGACGAAAGTGACTGGTTCGGACAAATTGGGAATGTGTACGGTAATAAGTTACGGACTTACCGGAAGTTTAAGAAAGACCGCAAACCAGAACATTATGCTAAACAGTACATGCCTAGATCTTACCGTAGCGTTCTAACCAAGTTACGTTGTGGTAGTGCTCCTTTAAGGATCGAGACTGGTCGTTTCAGTATACCTCAAACTCCTTTAAACGAAcgattttgtgtattttgtacaaacagtgtagaaaatgaaattcaCTTTTTGTGTGAATGTCCTATGTACAGTGATCTAAGACTTAATCTTTTTCATTCTATGGAAAGCGTCTGCGAAAATTTTAAAGAATGTGATATCAATAACaagtttaatttattaatgGATAATTAAGATATTCAGTATTtattaggtaaaacaatatttttaatgcTTCGTAGAAGAAGagtgtttttaaaataatgcgTCTTCTTATCTattcaaatgtacatgtatattagtagTATTCTATGCTTTTAgtctatgtaatatttttagatgcatgtccctgtgtatttgatgaaatatagtTTTAATGACACAAAGTGTCTCGTAAGCCAGGAATGGCTGGATGTTGATatagttttatgtattttgaaaatttgtaattgatatgtgtatatattaacatgtgacactataataaaatattttattgattgattattgattgatttatttggTACAGAACCATGTTCTATGACGCTATGCATAACTAAAAATTGTTTCCCGCACATGAAGATGCTGCAGTGTTAACAGACGCATCGTCCCAAAATAATATATCGTAACAACCTCAAAAATCTCATCAAGATTTTGTCAAATTGATGGAGAAATATCCAAAATCTTAAAAACCTCAGAGGCCATATCTTTCATACGTGCCAGGCAAGTGGACAATAGATTAACTTAGTTTAACTTAAAATGGTATTTTTCCTTTCTTTGTAAGGTGTCACCCTGGTCAGTCtttttaaaacaacattttagtAGCATTTCTACAAAGACTAGTATATGTACATTAGATTTAAGAAGAAAGTCAATACCCACACCTTAAACTTTCACATT from the Pecten maximus chromosome 4, xPecMax1.1, whole genome shotgun sequence genome contains:
- the LOC117325419 gene encoding uncharacterized protein LOC117325419, which gives rise to MGWLSTLSKQRIEVFRFYCRVKSANPDKLLRKIHNWSMRRRDSWDARVGKLGEKIQYRKLIGICRQTHLSHCKRHKLKVQQKDESDWFGQIGNVYGNKLRTYRKFKKDRKPEHYAKQYMPRSKT